TTCTCCAAGAGATCTTGAAACATCTGCGTGATCTTAGAGCGGTGGAACTCCGGGTAAGTAACACGAGTGAGGAACCTCTGGAGTGAAGTAACGCCCAGCAACCATGAAGGAGATGaggtaaattttcttttcttttcttgctgatcattccaagttccaaatTAAAATCTCAGttaacaaaatatcataataCAATAGGATTTCAAATATCAACACAGCTAATTTGTTTGACAATCCAGATCCCTTTCTCATGGATGAGAAGGAAAGCTTGCTCCGCATCAAGAACAGGTCAGAAAGTTTGAGGAACTGTGTTTTCTGCAAAATGCCAGGAAATCTCCTGATGGAGCAGAGGATTCCTGGTCTTTAGTTTGTTTCCGTCGGTGAATGATATCCAcacacacaaagaaaaaaaattacgtcTCCCCCACCTCTAAATGGTCTCTTTTGGGTTTTTCTGAAAAGGtgcaaaacccaaaattttgcAGCATCTCCTCCTAGCAGCCTTTTCCCAGGCAAAGGAGAAGGACGAAAAGGATTGCACAAGTATACCTGGTTTGATGGTTTTGGCTAGGTTACTTGCAAGTAGACTGAGCTTTGTATTTACCTTTTTCCATATCATACTCTTTTGTTTTAGACAGGAAAGGGGAAGGAGGATTAAGCCTTCCTTCTAGTTTTTTGCATTGGTTAAGTCATCTGGGTTGAAATACTGTGTCAAAATTGTGAGTGGTGGttgtcattaattttatttttttgcttttatacaCTTCCCTTTCACGACAATATTGTAATTTGGACAGATTTCCATACTGAAAGAAGAGTTGCTACCATGTTCTGTTCATTTCATCAATGGTGAAAATTATTGGTAACAGACTCCTATAATAGAATTTTCCCATGCTGAGTGAAGGAGTATCAGTCCtggatttagaagaaaaaataaaaattaagatggTAACTGGTTAATGAAAAGATTTTGCAGAAAACTCATCCATAGTGGAATCTATTTTCTGAGGCATATAAGCCACCTATCAAACTGAATTTTCTCAACTCAGGTTTTAGTTCTTCCGAAAAAAACTTGCATGATTAAAGGATCGCGTTCTATGTGAAGGCATTGTCCTGGAGAGGTCCTTGGGATAGGAAAGATTATCGAAGAACAGACGCTCGACATAGATGCACAGCAAATATAAACGAAGCGAAATAAGAATCCATGGAATTGATTGAATCCGAACATACTTGCAAGAAGAAAGTTGATAAAGCTGGCAAATCCATCTGTCATGCAATGTGTTCTGCTGTACTAGATTTAGTGATCTCATAAGAATTTTCAAGGTTTTCACAACCAAGTATATCATAACCATAAACCAGCTCGCCAGACAATTTGGGGTGTGACTGTGTTTTAGGAAGGGAGACAGTGAATTTATCTGCAGTCTGAGAgtcaataaattatgaaatttcacTTATTCTTTTTAAGAATTCTGTCATATCATCCACCTCAATGAAATCTTACGGACATCAAAATGCAATaacccaaaacccaaaaaactcaATCAATTAATACAAAAAGTACCTGGCAGCTCCTTGGTGCAGGTTAATAAATTACTCCACTGAAAACTCAAACAACATTGAGTGCTTGTACTTGTCTCCAGGTACAACAACAATAGGAGGGAAGTTTGGTTGGTTAATGGCATTTGGAAATCCTTGAGTCTCCAAGCATAATCCTGGATGCTTTTCATAAACAGCCCCGCCTTTCCCACGAACACCATTCACATAGTTAGCAGTGTAGAACTGCACACCAGGAGCATCTGTCCACAAGTGCAGCACCCTGGAGCTTGAAGGGTCCTTCACTTTGGCTACGTGTTTCAATCCTTCCTTCTTTTCCCCAGAGTCAAGGACATAGTTATGGTCATACCCTAGGCCAGGGACTTCCCTAATCGAGCTTCCAACTTTCTTCTCTGAAGTGAAATCAAAGGCAGTGCCTTTAACTGGCAAGAATTCACCTGTTGGGATTGAATTCTCGTCCACAGGGGTAATTTGAGATCCTGATATCTGAACTAAATGCTCGAGCACATTCCCAGAGCTGTGACCTGCTAAATTCCAGTAGGTATGATGTGCTAGGTTAATTGGAGTGGTCTTATTCTTAGGCACTGCTTCCATATCCAACCTCAAGGTTTTGCTCGAAGTAAGCGTGTAGGTAGCGGTCACAAAAACATCCCCTGGGTAACCTGATCACAGAAAAAAGCAGTAAATTGATCTGTATATGATAGAAATGCAAGGGGAATCATTAGAACACAAAATGAGCTGACCTTCCTCCCCATCATGACTTTCATACTTGAAGGTAATCGATGGTTGCTCACCATCTTTATGCTCCACAACATCCCAAACCACTTTGTCAAAGCCCTTATTCCCACCTGGAAAGTATGCCAACAAAGTAGTCATCATAACTTGAAACACTTAATCCATAAAATTTGTGCAACAATAAATTCCTCACATTAAGAATCAACACTTCAGAAATTCAAGGACTGAAGTTCATCAAATTACAGAGCGATGGATTAGGAAGCAACTCTTAAATTTACAAACCAAACTACTACTAATACAAAATGTTCAAGCCACCGCTTCTTTTTTGGCTCGAAGCAACGATAAGCAACCTCTTCTTCAATTTATCTCTTTTCAACACCTATGAAGAACTGCAGCTAGATGTTTTGGGTCAAGTGAAATCTTAACACGAAAGTGTCATGAAGTGAACAGTAATTTGAACGGCAAAATTGAGATTCCTACGCTTGTTGCTGGATTTCAAATCTTCTCATCCTACTTGTAGGCATTATCAGGGGCGTGGGGGGGATTTTGTCACTGAGACACAGTCAACAGAACTAAAAAACTTAATCAAAGGAAAACACGATTGTTTCATATCACTGCATAACTGATTGGCACTGATTCATGGATGATTGAAATATTAGGAATTTAATTCTATCATACCATGAAGACTGTTTGGCCCATTATTTATAGGCAAAGAGTAATCCACCCCATTGAGATGGAATTTCCCCTCTTTAATCCTGTTTGCAACTCGACCCACAATGCAACCAAAATAAGGCGCATTGTCTTTCTGCTCAAACACCAatcaagagaaggaaaaaaatcacaTCATCAGTAACCCTAATATGCTAGAACACAGCAAATTTCAACTTCATCTTTCAGAAAGCAATCCTCGTAGAGGAATCAAGATCAAGCAAACcccaccaaaaaaagaaagagaaaaatgggAAATCAAAATCAGTCCTCAAGTTCATCAAACTTCTGTATTTTCCAAGGAGCCAGACAAAACTTTCCATGAAAACCGTGTCAAAACCACAACTTTTTGCAGCCGAAGCAACCAAAAAGGACAATCTcactgaaaaacaaaaagggtcACTGAAACTCACCACATATGCTTCAATCGAGTCAAAACCAAGGACAACATCAGCAACTTTCCCTGCAAACCAGACAAAAACACAATCATTACATCAACCACCCCTCAAACACATAACAAAGAATCCAAGAAACTAACTACAAAATATACTGAAACATATGCtgagaaagagaaaggaaaggaacCATGCTTGTCAGGAACATAGAGAGAAGTGATGGTGGCACCGTAGTTGGTGACAGTAACACGTATGGTTCCATTGTTGAGTTCAAAGTGCTCAGCTTTTGCATCAGCAGCAATAGTACTCATGGCTGGTTGTTTAGTCTCTTCTGCAGTGTCAGAggacaaaatcatcaaaaacagATTTGATATAGAGGAAACAGAAGAGGGCTTTTGCTGTTACgtggcttctcttcttgttgCAGAGAATCTGAAAGTTTGATGATTAGCAGATTTCTCGGATttggataaaatatttctttttgggGACCTGATCAGTCTGTAGATAAGGTCATAGCGTGTGATTGCTTGTGGATATGGAATTGACTTCAACCAGGATTCCTGTACGACGTTGTATACTCCATGGTTATAAAATTCGATCCAGGTCATCCCGAAGCAAGCTTATAACTAGCAAGTCTGATTTATAGGTCAGCatggattaatttttaaaaacaaaatttaaaaaaaaaaaaaatcaacttttggAACCGtgttttcactatatttttatacttaggtttttttttttttattcaaatcctaaataaattaaatttggattagtCCAAAACCCGGGTATAATCTTGGCTATTAGTTTACTAATAAGTTTTTACCCGCTCATATGAAAAGATAAGATTGTGctattaatgtttttcaataaaaaactatgtagttttttcaattaaatttaatatattgaaacTACGTACctagttttattttctcaaaaaaaaaaagtaactagttttagaaaattatttgaatttaaaaatattaagttgttaTGTGTGGTAATGATGAGTTTGAGT
This DNA window, taken from Populus alba chromosome 17, ASM523922v2, whole genome shotgun sequence, encodes the following:
- the LOC118028835 gene encoding uncharacterized protein isoform X1; the encoded protein is MILSSDTAEETKQPAMSTIAADAKAEHFELNNGTIRVTVTNYGATITSLYVPDKHGKVADVVLGFDSIEAYVKDNAPYFGCIVGRVANRIKEGKFHLNGVDYSLPINNGPNSLHGGNKGFDKVVWDVVEHKDGEQPSITFKYESHDGEEGYPGDVFVTATYTLTSSKTLRLDMEAVPKNKTTPINLAHHTYWNLAGHSSGNVLEHLVQISGSQITPVDENSIPTGEFLPVKGTAFDFTSEKKVGSSIREVPGLGYDHNYVLDSGEKKEGLKHVAKVKDPSSSRVLHLWTDAPGVQFYTANYVNGVRGKGGAVYEKHPGLCLETQGFPNAINQPNFPPIVVVPGDKYKHSMLFEFSVE
- the LOC118028835 gene encoding uncharacterized protein isoform X3, which encodes MQKLSTLNSTMEPYVLLSPTTVPPSLLSMFLTRKVADVVLGFDSIEAYVKDNAPYFGCIVGRVANRIKEGKFHLNGVDYSLPINNGPNSLHGGNKGFDKVVWDVVEHKDGEQPSITFKYESHDGEEGYPGDVFVTATYTLTSSKTLRLDMEAVPKNKTTPINLAHHTYWNLAGHSSGNVLEHLVQISGSQITPVDENSIPTGEFLPVKGTAFDFTSEKKVGSSIREVPGLGYDHNYVLDSGEKKEGLKHVAKVKDPSSSRVLHLWTDAPGVQFYTANYVNGVRGKGGAVYEKHPGLCLETQGFPNAINQPNFPPIVVVPGDKYKHSMLFEFSVE
- the LOC118028835 gene encoding uncharacterized protein isoform X2, which encodes MSTIAADAKAEHFELNNGTIRVTVTNYGATITSLYVPDKHGKVADVVLGFDSIEAYVKDNAPYFGCIVGRVANRIKEGKFHLNGVDYSLPINNGPNSLHGGNKGFDKVVWDVVEHKDGEQPSITFKYESHDGEEGYPGDVFVTATYTLTSSKTLRLDMEAVPKNKTTPINLAHHTYWNLAGHSSGNVLEHLVQISGSQITPVDENSIPTGEFLPVKGTAFDFTSEKKVGSSIREVPGLGYDHNYVLDSGEKKEGLKHVAKVKDPSSSRVLHLWTDAPGVQFYTANYVNGVRGKGGAVYEKHPGLCLETQGFPNAINQPNFPPIVVVPGDKYKHSMLFEFSVE